The following DNA comes from Acidimicrobiia bacterium.
GCGTCCCCCCGACACCGACGGATGTCAACATCGGGGCATGCCCGTCCACGACGTCGCCGCCGCCGGCTTCGGCGCCGGGGCCGACGCCTACGAGCGGGCCCGCCCGTCCTACCCGCCGGACGCGGTGGCGTGGCTGACTCGATCGCTGCGCCTCGGGCCCGGCCGGGTCCTCGTCGACCTGGCCGCCGGCACCGGGAAGCTGACCCGCCTCCTCACCCCCACCGGCGCGTGGACGCTCGCGGTCGAGCCGGTGGCGGGCATGCGGCGGGTCCTGCGCGCCGCGCTGCCGGCGGTCGCGGTCGTGGCCGGCACCGCCGAGGCGCTGCCGCTCGCCGGCGGCGCCGTCGACGCGGTGACGGTGGCGCAGGCCTTCCACTGGTTCGACGCCGACGCCGCCTTCGCCGAGCTGGCGCGCGTACTCCGGCCCGGCGGGCGTGTCGGCCTGGTGTGGAACGCGCGCGACCGCACCGTGGGCTGGGTCGACGCGCTGTGGTCGATGATGGACCGGGTGGAGCGGAAGGCGCCGTGGCGTGACCACGAGCGGTGGAGCCAGAGCGCCCTCGGGAGCCGACCCGGGTTCGGGCCCCTGCACACGGCGACGTTCCGGCACGAGCAGCGCGTCACCCCCGACGGAATCCTCGACCGCTTCGCGTCGGTGAGCCACGTCGCCGCGCTCCCGGACGCCGAGCGCCGCGCCCTGCTCGACGAGATCGCGGCCGTGCTCGCCCGCCACCCGGACACCGCCGGGCGACCCGAGCTCGCCATCCCGTACCGGGTCGACGCCTACTGGTGCGAGCGCCGGTGAGCCGCTCGCCGCGCACCCGGCTCGGCGTCGCCGCCGGCCGGCTCGCCGGCTGGCTGTCGCGGGCGACGGGGCGGGGCGCCGGCGCGACGATCAGCGGCCGGGTCCTGAACCGGCTCGCCCCGGGCGCGCTGGCCGAGCTGGCCGCCGGCAAGCGCACGGCCCTGGTCTCGGCGACGAACGGGAAGACCACGACCACCCGGTTCCTCGCCGCCGCGCTCGCCACCGACGACCGCGTCGTCACCACGAACTCGACCGGCGCCAACCTGACGTCGGGCCTCGCGCCGACGCTGGCGCGGGCGCCCGACGCCG
Coding sequences within:
- a CDS encoding class I SAM-dependent methyltransferase → MPVHDVAAAGFGAGADAYERARPSYPPDAVAWLTRSLRLGPGRVLVDLAAGTGKLTRLLTPTGAWTLAVEPVAGMRRVLRAALPAVAVVAGTAEALPLAGGAVDAVTVAQAFHWFDADAAFAELARVLRPGGRVGLVWNARDRTVGWVDALWSMMDRVERKAPWRDHERWSQSALGSRPGFGPLHTATFRHEQRVTPDGILDRFASVSHVAALPDAERRALLDEIAAVLARHPDTAGRPELAIPYRVDAYWCERR